A portion of the Lolium rigidum isolate FL_2022 chromosome 1, APGP_CSIRO_Lrig_0.1, whole genome shotgun sequence genome contains these proteins:
- the LOC124685051 gene encoding uncharacterized protein LOC124685051: protein METAESRPWSDLQPELLGLILRRLPSLADRVRLRAVCHPWRSNSMFQSLPLPFPWLTLPDGTFLSIPSGEIHRISVPEGTCCQGSIDNWLFLMHNDEACSLMNPFSKTTLELPNLARVWKRKNFYDPDYEFNPIFYKLVVPSPLDSSPCSLVAAMIMDGGNCGTLCISQPPIAFDSFRDDKHPVRHLGDVAFFDGKLYVLGFGLFIIGFDEIGISSMERIIDSLGDLDGIPQSLSSEKGYMIREYLVECGSRLLMVKRWFHSMARSTNDDFFEHERTVAFQVFEADLLTKPCRWRRASDLGGHALFLGQHSSKSLPARECSEYQEDCIYFMCDYPRPKYSANPLRDSGVYDIRNGTFTPLMSGSTEVPPRLVGQWRPTWFFPPEVV from the coding sequence ATGGAGACTGCAGAGTCTCGACCTTGGTCAGATCTTCAGCCGGAACTCTTAGGCCTGATCCTCAGGCGCCTCCCCTCCCTGGCTGATCGGGTCCGTCTTAGGGCAGTCTGTCACCCATGGCGCTCTAATAGTATGTTTCAGTCCCTTCCCCTCCCATTCCCGTGGCTCACCCTCCCTGATGGTACCTTCCTCAGCATTCCAAGCGGTGAAATTCACCGCATATCTGTACCAGAAGGCACGTGTTGCCAAGGCTCCATTGACAACTGGCTATTTCTCATGCACAATGATGAGGCGTGCTCATTGATGAATCCTTTCTCCAAGACCACTTTGGAGCTTCCTAATCTAGCCAGAGTATGGAAGCGTAAGAATTTTTATGATCCTGACTATGAATTTAATCCAATTTTCTATAAGTTGGTGGTGCCATCGCCCCTGGACTCATCACCCTGTTCGCTTGTTGCTGCTATGATCATGGATGGAGGCAACTGTGGTACACTTTGTATTAGCCAACCACCGATTGCCTTTGACTCATTCAGAGATGATAAGCATCCAGTACGGCACCTTGGGGATGTTGCATTCTTTGATGGAAAGCTGTACGTGTTGGGGTTCGGACTTTTCATTATTGGATTTGACGAGATCGGTATTTCATCCATGGAGCGTATAATTGACTCTCTGGGTGATTTAGATGGAATACCTCAATCATTGTCGAGTGAGAAGGGGTATATGATAAGGGAGTATCTAGTTGAATGTGGCAGTAGACTGTTGATGGTGAAACGGTGGTTTCACTCTATGGCCCGTTCAACAAACGATGATTTCTTCGAACATGAACGTACTGTTGCATTTCAGGTCTTTGAGGCAGATTTGCTCACAAAACCTTGTCGATGGAGAAGGGCCAGCGACTTGGGGGGACATGCACTCTTTCTTGGCCAACATAGCTCTAAGTCCCTGCCTGCTAGAGAATGCAGTGAATACCAGGAGGACTGCATCTACTTCATGTGTGACTATCCCAGGCCGAAGTATTCTGCAAACCCTCTCCGTGACTCTGGTGTGTATGATATTAGGAATGGCACATTCACGCCATTGATGTCAGGGTCTACAGAAGTACCGCCACGTCTTGTTGGCCAGTGGCGTCCGACGTGGTTCTTCCCTCCTGAAGTTGTGTGA